One Ranitomeya variabilis isolate aRanVar5 chromosome 5, aRanVar5.hap1, whole genome shotgun sequence DNA window includes the following coding sequences:
- the TTLL12 gene encoding tubulin--tyrosine ligase-like protein 12 isoform X2 has translation MFGIMQVEEAEEEEDDEERDEIERELKKKPNPGNEPSFKVIVTNEHGLRATDPNCIFLIDHAWTYRVEHARHQLMEVPGLLHRMANLMGIEFHGEVPDVDVVEMVLKEMWKYNQTYRLSHGTAEEKVPVWYIMDEFGSRIQHSDEPTFGIAPFYYIPQQLAYTILWPHRDLSNGEEVSRDYVYGESDPLLRSCLLLPWQSMDHTHINHQTPEPSDAHYQAIFTENKESLPLPVEPPLPDKSKIFKVYTDMQQVLTGVDHPRFVFTDNEKEADILFNFSHFKDYKTLSTERPHVLLNQFPCENLLTVKDCLASVSRRIGDAEGPLWLPRTFNLKTELPQFISYFKQREERGEDNHWICKPWNLARSLDTHVTTNLSYIIRQRESTPKVVSKYVEDPVLFHRDDVGKVKFDIRYVLLLRSVRPLRLYTYNVFWLRFANRPFSLDDLDDYEKHFTVMNYASNVQLKQIHCDEFITMFEKQYPEYPWKTIEAQLFKTFGELFQAATSKPAPLGICDYQSSRAVYAIDLMLKWDKDSEGKRIMRPQILEVNFNPDCTRACKYHPTFFNDVFSTLFLDETDNCHMTTIL, from the exons ATGTTTGGGATAATGCAGGTGGAGGAGgccgaggaggaagaggatgatgaagaacgGGACGAAATTGAAAGAGAACTGAAAAAGAAACCGAATCCGGGGAACGAACCATCATTCAAAGTAATTGTCACCAATGAGCACGGGCTGCGAGCCACTGACCCGAACTG CATTTTTCTGATTGACCACGCATGGACTTACCGTGTGGAGCACGCTCGGCACCAGCTGATGGAAGTCCCTGGCCTCCTTCATCGTATGGCCAACCTTATGGGCATAGAGTTTCACGGAGAAGTCCCGGATGTGGACGTGGTGGAGATGGTTCTGAAGGAAATGTGGAAGTATAACCAGACATATCGGCTCTCTCATGGG ACCGCAGAGGAGAAAGTTCCCGTCTGGTACATAATGGACGAATTCGGATCCAGAATTCAGCACTCGGATGAGCCGACATTTGGTATTGCTCCCTTTTATTACATCCCCCAACAGCTGGCATACACCATACTTTGGCCCCACCGGGACCTGAGCAATGGAG aggaAGTGTCCCGTGACTATGTGTATGGAGAGAGCGATCCTTTGTTACGGAGCTGTCTGCTGTTACCTTGGCAGTCCATGGATCATACCCACATAAACCACCAGACCCCGGAGCCCTCCGACGCCCACTATCAG gctaTTTTTACTGAAAATAAAGAATCTCTGCCTCTTCCTGTGGAGCCGCCGTTACCAGACAAGAGTAAAATTTTTAA AGTTTACACAGATATGCAGCAAGTGCTGACCGGCGTGGACCACCCGAGATTTGTGTTCACCGACAACGAGAAGGAAGCCGACATCCTCTTCAACTTCTCCCACTTCAAAGATTATAA GACGCTCAGCACGGAGAGACCCCATGTCCTGCTCAATCAGTTCCCATGTGAGAATCTGCTGACTGTAAAGGATTGCCTGGCGTCCGTTTCTAGAAGGATCGGAGACGCGGAGGGTCCACTGTGGCTGCCACGCACCTTTAATCTGAAGACAGAACTCCCGCAGTTTATCAGCTACTTCAAGCAACGAGAAGAGAG GGGAGAAGACAATCACTGGATCTGTAAGCCGTGGAATCTGGCCCGGAGTCTGGACACGCATGTCACAACCAACCTGTCCTACATCATCCGTCAGCGGGAGAGCACGCCAAAG GTTGTGTCCAAGTACGTGGAGGATCCGGTGCTCTTCCATCGGGATGACGTCGGGAAGGTGAAGTTTGATATCCGCTACGTGCTGCTTCTCCGATCTGTGCGGCCGCTCCGGCTCTACACCTACAACGTCTTCTGGCTGAGATTTGCTAACAG GCCGTTCTCACTTGATGACCTGGATGACTACGAGAAGCACTTCACGGTGATGAACTACGCCTCCAATGTGCAGCTGAAGCAG ATTCACTGTGATGAGTTTATCACCATGTTCGAGAAGCAGTATCCGGAGTATCCCTGGAAGACTATTGag GCTCAGTTATTTAAGACTTTTGGAGAACTATTTCAAGCAGCGACATCCAAGCCAGCCCCCCTCGGGATCTGCGACTACCAGTCGTCCCGAGCCGTGTACGCCATAGATCTGATGCTGAAGTGGGACAAGGACAGTGAAG gcAAACGGATAATGCGGCCCCAAATTCTAGAAGTCAACTTTAACCCCGATTGTACCAGGGCCTGCAAGTACCATCCGACTTTTTTCAATGACGTCTTCAGCACTCTGTTCTTGGATGAAACCGACAATTGCCACATGACCACCATCCTTTAA
- the TTLL12 gene encoding tubulin--tyrosine ligase-like protein 12 isoform X1 gives MGTGRIGRAEPGTGCIGRAESGAASHKPLPSRMLRAAAADSMAEPGAQQQQDGGFSEFVALHQAALLASGVPRVYWPSLHRKLEGEIFDAGEMFGIMQVEEAEEEEDDEERDEIERELKKKPNPGNEPSFKVIVTNEHGLRATDPNCIFLIDHAWTYRVEHARHQLMEVPGLLHRMANLMGIEFHGEVPDVDVVEMVLKEMWKYNQTYRLSHGTAEEKVPVWYIMDEFGSRIQHSDEPTFGIAPFYYIPQQLAYTILWPHRDLSNGEEVSRDYVYGESDPLLRSCLLLPWQSMDHTHINHQTPEPSDAHYQAIFTENKESLPLPVEPPLPDKSKIFKVYTDMQQVLTGVDHPRFVFTDNEKEADILFNFSHFKDYKTLSTERPHVLLNQFPCENLLTVKDCLASVSRRIGDAEGPLWLPRTFNLKTELPQFISYFKQREERGEDNHWICKPWNLARSLDTHVTTNLSYIIRQRESTPKVVSKYVEDPVLFHRDDVGKVKFDIRYVLLLRSVRPLRLYTYNVFWLRFANRPFSLDDLDDYEKHFTVMNYASNVQLKQIHCDEFITMFEKQYPEYPWKTIEAQLFKTFGELFQAATSKPAPLGICDYQSSRAVYAIDLMLKWDKDSEGKRIMRPQILEVNFNPDCTRACKYHPTFFNDVFSTLFLDETDNCHMTTIL, from the exons ATGGGCACTGGCCGTATAGGAAGGGCAGAGCCGGGCACGGGCTGTATAGGGAGGGCAGAGTCTGGAGCCGCCTCCCATAAGCCGCTTCCCTCCCGCATGCTCAGAGCTGCAGCCGCAGACAGCATGGCGGAGCCCGGAGCCCAGCAGCAGCAGGACGGCGGCTTCTCGGAGTTCGTGGCTCTGCACCAGGCGGCGCTGCTGGCCTCAGGCGTGCCCCGGGTGTACTGGCCGAGCCTGCACCGCAAGCTGGAGGGGGAG ATCTTTGATGCGGGGGAGATGTTTGGGATAATGCAGGTGGAGGAGgccgaggaggaagaggatgatgaagaacgGGACGAAATTGAAAGAGAACTGAAAAAGAAACCGAATCCGGGGAACGAACCATCATTCAAAGTAATTGTCACCAATGAGCACGGGCTGCGAGCCACTGACCCGAACTG CATTTTTCTGATTGACCACGCATGGACTTACCGTGTGGAGCACGCTCGGCACCAGCTGATGGAAGTCCCTGGCCTCCTTCATCGTATGGCCAACCTTATGGGCATAGAGTTTCACGGAGAAGTCCCGGATGTGGACGTGGTGGAGATGGTTCTGAAGGAAATGTGGAAGTATAACCAGACATATCGGCTCTCTCATGGG ACCGCAGAGGAGAAAGTTCCCGTCTGGTACATAATGGACGAATTCGGATCCAGAATTCAGCACTCGGATGAGCCGACATTTGGTATTGCTCCCTTTTATTACATCCCCCAACAGCTGGCATACACCATACTTTGGCCCCACCGGGACCTGAGCAATGGAG aggaAGTGTCCCGTGACTATGTGTATGGAGAGAGCGATCCTTTGTTACGGAGCTGTCTGCTGTTACCTTGGCAGTCCATGGATCATACCCACATAAACCACCAGACCCCGGAGCCCTCCGACGCCCACTATCAG gctaTTTTTACTGAAAATAAAGAATCTCTGCCTCTTCCTGTGGAGCCGCCGTTACCAGACAAGAGTAAAATTTTTAA AGTTTACACAGATATGCAGCAAGTGCTGACCGGCGTGGACCACCCGAGATTTGTGTTCACCGACAACGAGAAGGAAGCCGACATCCTCTTCAACTTCTCCCACTTCAAAGATTATAA GACGCTCAGCACGGAGAGACCCCATGTCCTGCTCAATCAGTTCCCATGTGAGAATCTGCTGACTGTAAAGGATTGCCTGGCGTCCGTTTCTAGAAGGATCGGAGACGCGGAGGGTCCACTGTGGCTGCCACGCACCTTTAATCTGAAGACAGAACTCCCGCAGTTTATCAGCTACTTCAAGCAACGAGAAGAGAG GGGAGAAGACAATCACTGGATCTGTAAGCCGTGGAATCTGGCCCGGAGTCTGGACACGCATGTCACAACCAACCTGTCCTACATCATCCGTCAGCGGGAGAGCACGCCAAAG GTTGTGTCCAAGTACGTGGAGGATCCGGTGCTCTTCCATCGGGATGACGTCGGGAAGGTGAAGTTTGATATCCGCTACGTGCTGCTTCTCCGATCTGTGCGGCCGCTCCGGCTCTACACCTACAACGTCTTCTGGCTGAGATTTGCTAACAG GCCGTTCTCACTTGATGACCTGGATGACTACGAGAAGCACTTCACGGTGATGAACTACGCCTCCAATGTGCAGCTGAAGCAG ATTCACTGTGATGAGTTTATCACCATGTTCGAGAAGCAGTATCCGGAGTATCCCTGGAAGACTATTGag GCTCAGTTATTTAAGACTTTTGGAGAACTATTTCAAGCAGCGACATCCAAGCCAGCCCCCCTCGGGATCTGCGACTACCAGTCGTCCCGAGCCGTGTACGCCATAGATCTGATGCTGAAGTGGGACAAGGACAGTGAAG gcAAACGGATAATGCGGCCCCAAATTCTAGAAGTCAACTTTAACCCCGATTGTACCAGGGCCTGCAAGTACCATCCGACTTTTTTCAATGACGTCTTCAGCACTCTGTTCTTGGATGAAACCGACAATTGCCACATGACCACCATCCTTTAA